From the genome of Oligoflexus sp., one region includes:
- a CDS encoding ParA family protein, which translates to MPRHKNRITIGNNKGGVGKTTTTVELCAHAVYQRKKTLIVDADPQANASRIFLGYKPGAKDTTLFDVLLGEADVTDALKKATDNWPGVYVLPGSQKLESAHKFLESEPGWETALDEIIESIEDNFDLILIDSPPALGLLTKIAIRAANKVLIPTDTSIYGEEAVTKMFALIEHIEKKTKHKVELVRVVLAAMQKGGAYATREALSKLKTEYGDSFLPIELPHTVKVMDAQRAAVPKAAAQILQDDHKLYTGYKQLLESII; encoded by the coding sequence ATGCCGCGACACAAAAACCGAATCACGATAGGAAACAACAAAGGTGGTGTCGGAAAAACTACAACAACTGTTGAATTGTGTGCGCATGCGGTATATCAGCGGAAAAAGACCCTAATTGTTGATGCAGATCCACAAGCCAACGCCAGCCGCATCTTTCTTGGTTACAAACCTGGTGCAAAAGATACAACCCTGTTCGACGTGCTTTTGGGAGAAGCCGATGTCACAGATGCTTTGAAAAAAGCCACAGATAACTGGCCGGGAGTTTATGTGCTACCCGGTTCGCAAAAGCTGGAGTCGGCACATAAATTCCTCGAGTCGGAACCCGGATGGGAGACCGCCCTGGATGAGATAATTGAAAGCATCGAAGATAACTTCGACCTTATTCTAATCGACTCCCCACCCGCGCTGGGACTTCTGACGAAAATAGCGATCCGGGCAGCTAATAAGGTTTTGATCCCGACAGATACATCCATCTACGGCGAAGAAGCTGTAACCAAAATGTTTGCCCTGATCGAACACATTGAGAAGAAGACCAAGCACAAGGTCGAGCTCGTGCGGGTGGTCCTGGCAGCCATGCAAAAGGGTGGGGCGTATGCGACACGCGAAGCTCTCAGTAAGCTGAAAACCGAATACGGTGACTCGTTTCTGCCAATCGAACTTCCACATACTGTCAAAGTGATGGATGCGCAAAGAGCAGCGGTTCCAAAAGCTGCTGCACAAATCCTGCAAGATGATCACAAATTATACACCGGATATAAGCAACTGCTTGAGTCCATAATCTAA
- the topA gene encoding type I DNA topoisomerase codes for MKLMVVESPNKIKKLESILGSDWKVMASVGHIRDLPRNDLGIDRHNFKLNYEFIPPASIQGRTFPGGEERVNRIRKELRNAEMVYLATDPDREGEAIAWHLKEALGLTESKYLRITFDEITHGAVHGALAKPRKLDYELVHAQEARRALDRIYGYLVSPMVSDMLGMSLSAGRVQSPAVRLVVDQEKRIKSFKKTIHFGAVVVFDGEAWKAEWNTKPFIAEEKPYVLDEALATRAAACRHFRVIDSGNGQMKEPPPSPFSTSLLLQAASVSLKLDPEVTSRLAQRLFEQGAITYIRTDSVNFSEDAVREIRVFAQSQGWLLPEKPRRFKAKEDAQEAHEAIRPTHIEVREAGEDDQQRALYRLIWQRSVASQLADAKYQVNTVTLEATEGTETFEFKARGRKLIEPGWLVLTARDAVKDRSESDSEDNGQVPLLSIGSAKQADSGRLLRKETRPPPRFTKASLIAKLEVEGIGRPATYSSIMQNIMGKGYLLEVKRLLEPTETGVLLVDQLVNAGFAFMDFAFTRNLEEKLDVIASGKCSYINVVEPSFKQLQADMQALGSRGAVKPRFPCPKCQSGLRRYSPAGKSPFWCCTKVECKTFMDDADNRPVERKNFACHKCGTGLMRRYKRKTGKGYLWACSTEGCKHFMDDDNGQPVESPVHICPNCQSAPLRRYQRKDKETGRPKGGHGWFCTSQSCKTFLDDARGKPAKRAPRTSAEVSI; via the coding sequence ATGAAACTCATGGTGGTCGAAAGTCCGAACAAGATTAAAAAATTGGAATCAATTCTTGGCAGCGATTGGAAGGTCATGGCAAGCGTGGGTCACATCCGTGATCTTCCTCGGAATGACCTGGGAATTGATCGGCATAATTTCAAGCTCAACTACGAATTTATCCCACCAGCCTCCATTCAAGGCCGCACGTTCCCTGGTGGCGAGGAGCGTGTCAACCGCATCCGAAAGGAGCTGCGCAATGCTGAGATGGTCTACCTTGCAACAGACCCCGATCGCGAAGGCGAAGCGATTGCGTGGCACCTGAAAGAAGCTCTAGGGCTCACTGAATCAAAGTACCTACGCATCACATTCGACGAAATCACGCACGGTGCGGTTCATGGAGCACTCGCCAAGCCTCGAAAGCTCGACTATGAACTCGTGCATGCACAGGAAGCTCGACGGGCTCTCGACCGCATCTACGGGTATTTGGTATCGCCGATGGTTTCTGACATGCTCGGCATGTCCCTTTCGGCTGGCCGCGTCCAAAGCCCAGCGGTGCGGCTGGTCGTCGACCAGGAGAAGCGTATCAAGTCGTTCAAAAAAACGATTCATTTCGGAGCCGTCGTAGTGTTTGATGGCGAGGCGTGGAAAGCTGAGTGGAATACCAAACCGTTCATAGCTGAGGAAAAGCCCTACGTTCTCGATGAAGCTCTGGCGACTCGAGCGGCTGCCTGCCGCCATTTCCGTGTCATAGATTCCGGGAACGGTCAGATGAAAGAGCCGCCGCCATCTCCATTCTCAACATCGCTCCTCCTGCAGGCAGCAAGCGTGAGCTTAAAACTTGATCCAGAGGTAACGTCAAGGCTCGCTCAAAGACTCTTTGAACAAGGCGCGATTACGTACATCAGAACAGACAGCGTGAACTTCAGCGAAGACGCCGTTAGAGAAATTCGGGTCTTCGCACAGAGCCAGGGCTGGCTGCTTCCAGAAAAGCCGCGCCGCTTTAAGGCCAAGGAGGATGCGCAAGAAGCTCATGAGGCTATCAGGCCAACTCACATCGAAGTTCGAGAAGCGGGCGAAGACGACCAGCAGCGCGCTCTCTATCGTCTGATCTGGCAACGATCCGTCGCTTCGCAGCTCGCCGACGCCAAATACCAAGTGAATACTGTCACACTCGAAGCAACTGAAGGCACCGAAACCTTTGAGTTCAAAGCCAGGGGCCGCAAATTGATCGAACCAGGGTGGCTCGTTCTGACAGCCAGGGATGCGGTGAAGGATAGATCCGAAAGCGACTCTGAAGACAATGGCCAGGTGCCTTTGCTCAGCATCGGATCGGCGAAGCAAGCTGATTCCGGCAGGCTGCTTCGCAAGGAAACCAGGCCACCTCCACGATTTACAAAGGCGAGCCTTATAGCCAAACTGGAAGTCGAAGGGATCGGCAGACCCGCAACGTATTCGTCAATCATGCAGAACATAATGGGTAAAGGCTACCTTCTTGAAGTGAAGCGACTCCTGGAACCAACCGAGACTGGCGTGCTGCTCGTCGACCAGCTCGTAAATGCCGGATTTGCTTTTATGGATTTCGCTTTTACACGCAATCTCGAGGAAAAACTGGATGTCATCGCCAGCGGCAAATGCAGTTACATTAATGTAGTTGAGCCATCCTTCAAGCAATTGCAGGCCGATATGCAAGCATTGGGAAGCCGCGGCGCGGTTAAGCCCCGATTCCCTTGCCCTAAATGTCAGAGCGGTTTGCGCCGCTATTCTCCTGCGGGAAAATCCCCTTTCTGGTGTTGTACAAAGGTTGAATGCAAAACATTCATGGACGATGCCGACAATAGACCTGTCGAACGAAAAAACTTTGCTTGCCACAAATGCGGAACGGGTTTGATGCGCCGCTACAAGCGCAAGACAGGCAAAGGATATCTTTGGGCCTGCTCCACCGAAGGCTGCAAGCACTTCATGGACGATGACAATGGACAACCTGTCGAATCTCCAGTCCATATCTGCCCTAACTGTCAATCGGCACCGTTAAGACGGTATCAGAGGAAAGACAAAGAAACAGGCAGACCTAAAGGCGGCCATGGGTGGTTCTGTACCTCTCAAAGCTGCAAGACGTTCCTCGATGATGCGCGAGGAAAGCCAGCAAAACGCGCACCACGAACATCGGCTGAAGTCTCGATTTAA
- a CDS encoding lytic transglycosylase domain-containing protein — MLDFLALAHECAPTVSPQTMAAVVNVESDYNPYAIGVVGGRLARQPGSLDEALATARQLASDGWNFSVGIAQVNRYNLPRYEITYEQAFDPCTSLRIGSKILEDCYVRASKRTPEQQAALNAAFSCYYSGNFTRGFKPDQTGKPSYVEKILASAEANAKAIPVVPSIQIGNGPKPEFDKAADSTEPVTLKVLKPKREAKRSMENAPVLLLPPNSVGNNSSGESPAPAVDKTVTSNPAIVF; from the coding sequence ATGCTGGATTTCCTAGCACTCGCGCACGAGTGCGCCCCAACCGTATCCCCACAGACTATGGCGGCAGTCGTTAACGTGGAATCTGATTACAACCCTTATGCAATAGGCGTTGTAGGCGGTCGCTTGGCTCGGCAGCCTGGCAGTCTTGATGAAGCTTTGGCCACGGCCAGGCAGCTTGCTTCGGACGGTTGGAATTTCTCCGTAGGCATTGCGCAAGTCAACCGCTACAACCTCCCGAGATACGAAATCACTTATGAGCAGGCATTTGACCCATGCACAAGCCTTCGCATAGGCTCAAAAATCCTCGAAGATTGCTATGTGCGCGCTTCCAAACGCACTCCTGAGCAGCAAGCAGCCTTGAACGCGGCTTTCTCCTGTTACTATTCAGGAAACTTTACGCGCGGATTCAAGCCGGATCAGACAGGAAAGCCCAGTTATGTTGAGAAAATTCTTGCTAGTGCTGAGGCAAATGCGAAAGCAATCCCCGTTGTTCCTTCAATTCAGATCGGGAACGGTCCCAAGCCCGAGTTCGACAAGGCAGCCGATTCCACGGAACCGGTCACGCTTAAAGTTCTGAAACCCAAAAGAGAGGCCAAGCGATCAATGGAAAATGCGCCTGTTCTGCTTCTTCCTCCGAATTCCGTTGGTAACAATTCCTCCGGCGAGAGTCCGGCGCCCGCTGTTGATAAAACCGTAACGAGCAACCCAGCTATCGTTTTCTGA
- a CDS encoding ParA family protein, whose protein sequence is MKSQVLANQKGGVGKSAVAVQMAYFFYLLMNKRVLVVDLDHQGNTSKAIAKSGLAAVSRISASQILTSKDVSIEDGAFVVISADDELRDLEKQGSRHNEFANNFYSFLKAMDQKFDICLIDTNPNPDIRQLAALVVCDFVLSPIQLNQEAIDGIGDLLNHERTGIRKIKAAINPKLELIGILPNIVEPTPFQRENLTELSAHFARLLIPLQSGGFAAIKKTTAIPEAQAAGLPVWKLGKTCGREAWTHIRPVFEKIAATMGVH, encoded by the coding sequence ATGAAATCCCAGGTTCTGGCAAATCAAAAGGGAGGGGTGGGAAAGTCTGCGGTCGCTGTTCAGATGGCGTATTTCTTTTATCTCCTTATGAACAAGCGTGTTCTTGTGGTTGATCTTGACCACCAAGGCAACACTTCAAAAGCCATTGCAAAGAGCGGCCTTGCGGCTGTATCCCGCATCTCAGCCAGTCAAATTTTGACATCCAAAGACGTTTCGATAGAAGACGGAGCATTTGTCGTAATCTCAGCTGACGATGAGCTGCGGGATTTGGAAAAACAGGGAAGCAGGCATAATGAGTTTGCAAATAACTTTTACTCTTTTCTAAAGGCCATGGACCAGAAATTCGATATTTGTCTCATTGATACAAACCCTAACCCGGACATTCGGCAGCTTGCTGCCCTCGTTGTTTGCGACTTTGTATTGTCACCTATTCAACTGAACCAGGAAGCGATTGACGGTATCGGGGATCTTTTGAACCATGAGCGGACAGGCATCCGCAAAATCAAGGCAGCGATCAATCCAAAGCTCGAGCTCATCGGCATTCTGCCAAATATTGTCGAGCCTACACCGTTCCAGCGTGAAAATCTCACAGAGCTTTCTGCCCATTTTGCTAGGCTTCTGATTCCGCTGCAGAGCGGCGGCTTCGCAGCGATCAAGAAAACTACGGCCATACCCGAAGCCCAGGCTGCAGGCTTGCCCGTCTGGAAGCTTGGTAAAACGTGCGGTCGGGAAGCGTGGACGCATATCAGGCCAGTGTTTGAGAAAATCGCCGCAACTATGGGAGTTCACTAA
- a CDS encoding ParB/RepB/Spo0J family partition protein produces the protein MALDLSALNEKPFAPVGPALPPSSMGKPLDIPLADIEEDPDQPRKEFSEEAMEEITASIRVRGVKTPVSIRSHPSKPGKWMLNYGARRYRGSLAAGRRTIPAFVDDAHDDYDQVIENIQRDDLKPMELALFIKKRLEAGDKKQEIAKNLGKDGAAITHYLAMIDPPGCVEEAYRSGKCVSPKTLYELRALYEKYPAQVEAWCVDALEITRKSVADLAADLADRNGQAPGVAIDADDGPGVSGRQRAESGQNRIPGSDEYKGAQESGSSVCGDPESTTRVRKGEDGERDGSPKKGLEKPTFSPEGRPLLEPTRISKPLLVIEYDGRAANVLLNLRPSAPGLIHIRFEDGTGEQEVEARACKISCLTEAP, from the coding sequence ATGGCACTCGATCTTTCGGCACTCAACGAGAAACCTTTTGCGCCGGTTGGTCCGGCCCTGCCGCCATCGTCGATGGGCAAGCCACTCGATATTCCACTGGCCGACATCGAAGAAGATCCAGACCAGCCTCGTAAGGAGTTTTCCGAAGAGGCCATGGAGGAGATCACAGCCAGCATCAGGGTGCGGGGGGTGAAGACGCCGGTATCCATACGCTCTCATCCAAGCAAGCCGGGGAAGTGGATGCTGAACTATGGCGCCCGCCGGTATCGGGGTTCTCTTGCTGCAGGTCGCAGGACCATACCAGCGTTCGTCGATGACGCTCATGACGATTATGACCAGGTTATTGAGAATATTCAGCGCGATGACCTAAAGCCTATGGAACTCGCTCTGTTTATTAAAAAGCGCCTCGAGGCCGGCGACAAGAAGCAGGAGATCGCGAAAAATCTAGGCAAGGACGGTGCGGCAATCACCCACTATCTGGCGATGATTGACCCGCCTGGCTGCGTGGAAGAGGCATACAGGAGCGGGAAATGTGTCTCGCCCAAGACGCTGTATGAGCTCCGTGCTCTGTATGAGAAATATCCTGCTCAGGTTGAGGCGTGGTGTGTCGATGCCCTTGAGATCACCCGGAAGTCGGTCGCTGATTTGGCAGCCGATTTGGCAGACAGAAACGGCCAAGCGCCTGGAGTTGCAATAGACGCTGATGACGGTCCTGGGGTTTCCGGCAGGCAAAGGGCCGAATCAGGCCAGAACCGAATCCCTGGATCGGACGAGTATAAGGGAGCCCAGGAATCAGGCAGCAGTGTCTGTGGCGATCCAGAGAGCACCACGCGAGTCAGGAAGGGTGAGGACGGAGAGCGCGACGGCAGCCCTAAAAAGGGTCTGGAGAAGCCCACATTCTCGCCGGAAGGGCGTCCGTTACTTGAACCAACCCGTATCAGCAAACCCCTTCTTGTGATCGAATACGATGGACGAGCGGCGAATGTGTTGTTGAATCTTCGACCCAGTGCACCGGGCCTTATACACATCCGCTTTGAAGATGGCACCGGGGAGCAGGAAGTCGAAGCCAGGGCCTGCAAAATCAGCTGTCTAACAGAGGCCCCCTGA
- a CDS encoding relaxase/mobilization nuclease domain-containing protein — MRHIKAHFDYISRDGKVAIEDENGDIYLGRESLKELRDAWAKGGIGIPLEGEGRKEAFNVVLSMPPGTDREGVKAAVRGFASEQFRNHQYAFAAHEDEDHPHVHLTIKAMDRHGIRLNPRKGDLRFWREQFARKLREQGIEANATPRRARGVVQKAEKQALRHMENEFKEGKRQVPPRSFQAQRQDAELEADIGTKHLNPLHDRISSVRKQTLKAYGEIARTLAAGDDEDKRLALEIVRFVQTMPATITKHEELVQRLREKKNMHAEPEKTGIPGHDRTKPGVDYSR, encoded by the coding sequence ATGAGGCATATCAAGGCTCATTTCGACTACATATCGCGCGACGGGAAAGTTGCAATTGAGGATGAAAATGGTGATATCTACCTTGGCAGGGAGTCTTTAAAAGAGCTCAGGGATGCCTGGGCCAAGGGAGGGATAGGCATTCCTTTGGAGGGTGAAGGACGGAAAGAGGCATTCAACGTTGTCCTGTCCATGCCTCCTGGTACTGACAGGGAAGGCGTAAAGGCTGCCGTTCGTGGCTTCGCTTCTGAGCAATTTCGGAATCACCAGTACGCTTTTGCTGCCCACGAGGACGAAGATCACCCCCACGTTCACCTAACGATTAAAGCTATGGATCGCCATGGTATTCGGCTGAATCCGCGCAAGGGTGACTTGCGATTCTGGCGCGAACAATTCGCCAGGAAACTGCGCGAGCAGGGGATTGAGGCAAATGCAACGCCACGGCGGGCACGCGGCGTGGTCCAAAAGGCCGAGAAACAGGCACTCAGGCACATGGAAAACGAGTTCAAAGAAGGAAAACGGCAGGTCCCCCCCCGTTCGTTTCAGGCTCAGAGGCAGGACGCGGAGCTGGAAGCAGATATCGGGACGAAGCATCTAAACCCGCTGCATGATCGCATCAGCTCGGTACGGAAGCAGACACTAAAGGCATACGGGGAGATTGCCAGAACATTGGCTGCAGGGGATGATGAAGACAAGCGGCTGGCTCTGGAGATCGTGCGGTTTGTACAGACCATGCCGGCGACCATAACAAAACACGAAGAACTTGTGCAGAGGCTGCGGGAGAAGAAAAACATGCATGCCGAGCCCGAAAAAACAGGAATTCCAGGACACGACAGAACAAAGCCCGGCGTTGATTATAGTCGATGA
- a CDS encoding TrbM/KikA/MpfK family conjugal transfer protein: MNRFALSSVLAATLFASAPALSMFTGDTKAACEAILCLSTGKRPRECRSAIRRYFSIQRWKLSDTLKARKNFLNLCPSSTEDPKMASLVDSITNGTDRCDYAALNANLIVWKEGAEAQDRYIRGELPGYCRSYYETTNIKPPRYVGTPERGGFWVEADRYAAAEAEYNDYSRNGSIHQTESLQ, from the coding sequence ATGAATCGTTTTGCACTCAGCTCCGTTCTGGCCGCGACATTATTCGCCTCGGCACCAGCCCTATCCATGTTCACGGGTGATACAAAGGCCGCATGTGAGGCAATTCTTTGTCTCTCCACGGGCAAGCGCCCGAGAGAATGCCGATCGGCTATCAGACGCTATTTCAGCATCCAAAGGTGGAAGCTTTCTGACACGCTGAAAGCACGCAAAAACTTTCTGAACCTCTGCCCTTCCTCCACAGAAGACCCTAAAATGGCCTCGCTTGTGGACTCCATCACCAATGGCACCGATCGGTGCGATTATGCAGCCCTGAATGCGAATCTCATCGTCTGGAAGGAAGGGGCGGAGGCTCAGGATAGGTATATCAGGGGCGAGCTTCCAGGCTATTGTAGAAGCTACTATGAGACCACAAACATCAAACCGCCTCGCTATGTCGGCACTCCCGAACGCGGCGGCTTCTGGGTTGAAGCTGACAGGTACGCGGCTGCTGAGGCCGAGTACAACGACTACAGCAGGAACGGCTCCATCCACCAAACTGAATCCCTGCAATAG
- a CDS encoding OmpA family protein, whose translation MRTTATLAGFFLLASCASAPKPPVVDGSNRQPINNAETAEVIALRQQLAQTEARLRQEQSRPVLDPLAMQPAPESQTISIYFPSKGTRFRLNPDEEARLLPLLAKARRVEVRGRTDGKRPSAVDEKVALIRALDAQRYLIGQGVSPAIISVNYVSAGDYVADNVSAMGKAANRRVDIEIFQR comes from the coding sequence ATGCGTACCACAGCAACTCTAGCAGGTTTCTTTCTTTTGGCATCATGCGCTTCGGCCCCAAAGCCGCCGGTTGTTGATGGCTCGAATCGGCAACCGATCAATAATGCAGAAACTGCGGAGGTTATTGCTCTACGTCAGCAGCTGGCACAGACGGAAGCTAGGCTGCGCCAGGAACAGTCCCGCCCCGTTTTGGATCCGCTCGCTATGCAACCTGCCCCCGAGTCGCAAACGATTAGCATCTATTTCCCATCCAAGGGCACGAGGTTCCGGCTGAACCCTGATGAGGAGGCTCGCCTGCTACCCCTCCTCGCTAAAGCGCGCCGAGTTGAAGTGCGTGGACGAACGGACGGCAAGCGGCCCAGCGCCGTTGACGAGAAAGTCGCGCTAATTCGCGCCCTGGATGCGCAGCGCTACCTGATCGGCCAGGGAGTGTCGCCAGCCATCATTTCAGTCAACTATGTGTCAGCCGGTGATTACGTTGCGGATAACGTGTCAGCTATGGGAAAGGCAGCCAATCGCAGGGTGGACATCGAGATTTTTCAAAGATAA
- a CDS encoding LPD7 domain-containing protein, giving the protein MNERNDSAETRNTRAAMNHGEILVNEQSLAPEEDARLSTLKETLRKTALNLDTPDETNVVTSVLGREPEVGDLQNQAVDAHEQSRQVELMDQVHNQFRVAGSRFYFKEQPSKVAFKDKGESLVSASNDERVAKAMAAMADAKGWKTISVSGHPDFKRQVWMEATLRGIDVRGFKPTEQDLELLEGRRDRTFQNSIAHVGDNQELTHSKSLKDTETREHAQAQRSGLKGKNPSRAYEGQVLDHGQANFNHDPDEKQSYFVTLATAKGEKTVWGIDLKRAMSEGNVKSGDEIKLEFKGNTPVTVETLVRDKAGKVVGKEEITTMRNTWEAQKSDKAKVVEAVASSLIDAKVKNPAQREALKAAVGERVALRERANKVPVVPMYDKSAPSKTQQEPARPVVERTAERTR; this is encoded by the coding sequence ATGAATGAACGTAATGATTCTGCTGAAACCAGGAACACGAGAGCAGCCATGAACCACGGCGAAATTCTTGTAAATGAACAAAGCCTGGCGCCGGAGGAAGATGCGCGCCTTTCCACTCTCAAGGAAACGCTCAGGAAAACCGCGCTGAATCTCGACACTCCAGATGAAACAAACGTCGTCACATCGGTGCTGGGAAGAGAGCCGGAAGTCGGTGATCTTCAAAACCAGGCTGTCGACGCACATGAGCAAAGTCGCCAAGTGGAGCTGATGGATCAGGTCCATAACCAGTTTCGTGTCGCCGGCTCCAGGTTCTATTTCAAAGAACAACCGTCCAAGGTGGCATTTAAGGATAAAGGCGAATCTCTCGTGTCTGCATCGAATGATGAGCGCGTTGCAAAGGCTATGGCGGCTATGGCCGATGCGAAGGGATGGAAAACAATCAGCGTCTCGGGTCATCCGGATTTCAAACGCCAGGTCTGGATGGAGGCAACCCTTCGCGGCATCGACGTCCGCGGCTTTAAGCCAACTGAACAGGACTTGGAACTTCTCGAAGGCAGGCGTGATCGCACGTTCCAGAATAGCATTGCGCATGTGGGTGATAATCAAGAACTGACGCACTCAAAAAGCCTGAAGGACACCGAGACCAGGGAGCATGCCCAGGCTCAGCGTTCCGGTCTTAAGGGTAAAAACCCTTCTCGCGCTTATGAAGGGCAGGTTCTGGATCATGGCCAGGCCAACTTCAATCACGATCCAGATGAAAAGCAGAGCTACTTTGTAACATTGGCCACGGCCAAGGGAGAGAAAACTGTCTGGGGCATTGACCTGAAGCGTGCCATGTCCGAAGGAAACGTGAAAAGCGGAGACGAAATCAAGCTGGAATTTAAAGGCAATACCCCGGTCACCGTTGAAACGTTGGTGCGCGACAAAGCCGGCAAAGTGGTTGGAAAAGAAGAAATCACGACCATGCGCAATACCTGGGAGGCTCAGAAGTCCGACAAAGCCAAGGTTGTGGAAGCAGTTGCCTCATCCTTAATTGATGCAAAGGTGAAAAACCCAGCACAGCGGGAAGCGTTGAAAGCCGCCGTGGGCGAGCGCGTAGCCCTTCGCGAGCGAGCGAACAAGGTTCCTGTCGTGCCTATGTACGACAAGTCTGCTCCATCCAAAACCCAGCAGGAACCTGCACGGCCTGTCGTCGAGCGAACCGCTGAACGCACCCGATGA